A portion of the Planctomycetia bacterium genome contains these proteins:
- the cas7i gene encoding type I-B CRISPR-associated protein Cas7/Cst2/DevR, whose protein sequence is MSLHVFANLVTPFGTAANNRAETEGNVTTLQKLLWMGETHSTVSAEAIRFAFRRLLSAAEATNRSWDETKRTNAWEDHEFKGWANQTGKTFIDDDLLGFMRADAAKEEGEAGSANVRRAVLEITRAVSLTPWTGDVTFNAASPGATPSASKGENKSKNPVPYGTEVHATRYQYGIALTPERLRDKSRAAKAIEALCNLGTVAGNHGRFFFDFSPEAVIFRVTADPAPRLLYCFSTDDDGKTVTADALLKRLHAGDVVKEELVLGVSDLESPLARQFTEVGVKAHGVKAACAQAIEQIKAKLKDKG, encoded by the coding sequence ATGAGTCTTCACGTGTTTGCAAATCTTGTTACGCCGTTTGGCACGGCCGCCAACAACCGTGCTGAAACGGAAGGCAATGTTACCACGCTCCAAAAGCTGCTCTGGATGGGCGAGACTCATAGCACCGTCTCTGCAGAAGCAATTCGATTCGCATTCCGTCGATTGCTAAGTGCGGCCGAAGCGACCAACCGCTCCTGGGACGAAACTAAAAGGACAAACGCGTGGGAGGACCACGAATTCAAGGGATGGGCCAACCAAACGGGCAAAACCTTCATTGACGACGACCTGCTCGGATTCATGAGAGCGGACGCCGCCAAGGAAGAAGGGGAAGCGGGTTCCGCCAATGTCCGGCGGGCTGTTCTTGAAATCACACGAGCTGTGTCTCTCACCCCATGGACCGGCGACGTCACTTTCAACGCAGCTTCGCCCGGTGCCACTCCATCCGCTTCAAAGGGTGAAAACAAGAGCAAGAATCCCGTGCCGTACGGCACCGAGGTTCACGCGACGCGCTACCAATATGGCATCGCACTCACGCCGGAGCGGCTACGCGATAAGTCGAGGGCAGCGAAAGCCATTGAAGCTCTGTGCAACCTCGGTACGGTTGCAGGGAATCACGGCCGATTTTTCTTCGACTTCTCACCTGAAGCCGTCATCTTCCGCGTAACGGCTGACCCGGCGCCGCGATTGCTCTATTGCTTTTCAACAGATGACGACGGCAAGACCGTGACGGCCGACGCTCTGCTCAAACGGCTGCATGCAGGGGATGTCGTCAAGGAAGAATTAGTCCTAGGCGTTAGCGATCTTGAGTCTCCCCTCGCCAGGCAATTCACCGAAGT